In Halobaculum rubrum, the following are encoded in one genomic region:
- the pstC gene encoding phosphate ABC transporter permease subunit PstC, whose product MSTDDITEDLTRDTQNAPAELLTRSFFFVCAVLSIVTTVSIVVLLVTEAAKFFTLTAPLLGVQGPTASVVDFLTGTTWEIGNRQFGVLALVSATLMITIGSAIIALPLGVATAIYLSEYAAERHRAFLKPALEVLAGIPTVVYGFFALIYITPAIQTVLPGTGTFNLLSASIVVGIMIIPMVASISEDAMSAVPDELRQAGYGMGATKFDVSTGIVVPAALSGIFSSFILALSRAIGETMAVTIAAGSQAQFLNPIDPTAYQEGALPMTAAMVQLLLGDITGGGLAYRSLFAIGLTLFVITLVMNVISDLIAQRYREEY is encoded by the coding sequence ATGAGCACCGACGACATCACGGAGGACCTTACCCGGGACACACAGAACGCCCCTGCGGAGCTGTTGACGCGGTCGTTCTTCTTCGTGTGTGCGGTGCTCTCGATCGTTACCACGGTGAGCATCGTCGTCCTCCTCGTCACCGAGGCGGCCAAGTTCTTCACGCTCACCGCGCCGTTGCTGGGCGTCCAGGGACCGACGGCCTCCGTCGTCGACTTCCTCACCGGGACGACCTGGGAGATCGGGAACCGGCAGTTCGGCGTGCTCGCGCTCGTCTCGGCGACGCTGATGATCACCATCGGCTCGGCGATCATCGCGCTCCCGCTGGGCGTCGCGACGGCCATCTACCTCAGCGAGTACGCCGCCGAGCGCCACCGCGCGTTCCTGAAGCCGGCGCTGGAGGTGCTCGCCGGCATCCCGACGGTCGTCTACGGCTTCTTCGCGCTCATCTACATCACCCCCGCGATCCAGACGGTGCTCCCGGGGACGGGGACGTTCAATCTCCTCTCGGCCAGCATCGTCGTCGGCATCATGATCATCCCGATGGTCGCGTCGATCAGCGAGGACGCGATGTCGGCGGTCCCCGACGAACTCCGGCAAGCGGGGTACGGGATGGGCGCGACGAAGTTCGACGTGTCGACCGGCATCGTCGTTCCGGCGGCGTTGTCGGGTATCTTCTCGTCGTTCATCCTCGCGCTCTCGCGGGCCATCGGCGAGACGATGGCCGTCACCATCGCCGCCGGGTCGCAGGCGCAGTTCCTGAATCCGATCGATCCGACGGCGTATCAGGAGGGAGCGCTCCCGATGACCGCGGCGATGGTCCAACTGTTGTTGGGCGACATCACCGGCGGCGGACTCGCGTACCGGAGCCTCTTCGCCATCGGGCTGACGCTGTTCGTCATCACGCTCGTCATGAACGTCATCAGCGACCTGATCGCACAGCGGTACCGCGAGGAGTACTGA
- a CDS encoding phosphate uptake regulator PhoU, whose amino-acid sequence MVETRKVQVTGGSTYTVSIPKEWATDNGVSAGTEVEFHPEGDSLFLTPVSEEGRTEGTLDIGELEGDQLTRAVMTMYVSGFDIIALEAPRITNDQRRTIRDSVQSLVGLEVLEETRDRVVIRDLLDSSELSIHNAVTRMRLIAVSMLEDAVDALTTGDEDMAMDVIQRDDDVDRLYMVVSRIFRSTLRTPKAAEDIGLSREVCFDYHSSARQLERVADHATKIAHLTLELLGSEAADAVGGEVPAPENGVDEVLPAEFNEALLALDEDAREVVDRAMEALFAGDSAEATELANEARGAVLGVDQRAREIDELLRELDPARAQLLGLIVDSVSRSADYGGNIAETALQKAAPTP is encoded by the coding sequence ATGGTCGAGACACGGAAGGTGCAGGTGACCGGCGGGTCGACGTACACCGTGTCCATTCCGAAAGAATGGGCGACGGACAACGGCGTGAGCGCGGGCACCGAGGTCGAGTTCCACCCGGAGGGCGACTCCCTGTTTCTCACCCCGGTGAGCGAGGAGGGGCGTACCGAGGGGACGCTCGACATCGGCGAACTGGAGGGGGACCAGCTCACGCGTGCGGTGATGACGATGTACGTCTCCGGGTTCGACATCATCGCGCTGGAGGCGCCCCGGATCACCAACGACCAGCGACGCACCATCCGCGACTCCGTCCAGAGCCTCGTCGGGCTGGAGGTACTGGAGGAGACCCGCGACCGCGTCGTCATCCGGGATCTACTCGACTCCTCGGAGCTGTCGATCCACAACGCGGTGACGCGGATGCGGCTCATCGCCGTCTCCATGCTGGAGGACGCGGTGGACGCGCTCACAACCGGCGACGAGGACATGGCGATGGACGTGATCCAGCGCGACGACGACGTCGACCGCCTGTACATGGTGGTCTCACGTATCTTCCGGTCGACGCTTCGGACCCCGAAGGCCGCCGAGGACATCGGCCTCTCGCGGGAGGTGTGCTTCGACTACCACTCCAGCGCGCGCCAGCTCGAGCGCGTCGCCGACCACGCGACGAAGATCGCCCACCTCACCCTGGAGCTGCTGGGGAGCGAGGCGGCCGACGCCGTGGGCGGCGAGGTTCCCGCGCCGGAGAACGGCGTCGACGAGGTGCTCCCGGCGGAGTTCAACGAGGCGCTCCTGGCGCTCGATGAGGACGCGCGCGAGGTCGTCGACCGCGCGATGGAGGCGCTGTTCGCCGGCGACAGCGCCGAGGCGACCGAGCTGGCGAACGAGGCTCGCGGCGCCGTGCTCGGTGTCGACCAGCGGGCACGCGAGATCGACGAACTCCTGCGCGAGCTGGACCCCGCCCGGGCACAGCTGCTCGGGCTCATCGTCGACTCTGTGTCCCGCTCGGCCGACTACGGCGGCAACATCGCCGAGACCGCCCTCCAGAAGGCCGCGCCGACGCCGTAG
- a CDS encoding PstS family phosphate ABC transporter substrate-binding protein — protein sequence MTDHSESATRRAFMTAAGTAGVLGLAGCTSNPDSGGSSGDSDGSDQLSGDIDIAGSSTVFPLATAIAETFQQDHSEVDINVQSTGSGGGFANFFCPGETDFNNASRPIQPEEEEACADNDIVPVELTVATDALTVIVNNEADFIDSMTVEELRTLWSAETQPETWSDVNSDWPDEEIELFGPSDASGTYDYFIEAVIGEEGPGHRQDYSATEQDRTIIQGVQGSQYAVGYLGFAYYSANTDAVKAVAIDDGDGPVEPSLETARTGEYTPLSRPLFTYPKRSALAEDHIAEFARYFVENTTNEELVAEDVGYVPLTDEQQAEQLETLEAAIEEANA from the coding sequence ATGACGGATCACTCCGAATCCGCGACGCGGCGTGCCTTCATGACTGCTGCGGGAACGGCGGGCGTCCTCGGGCTGGCCGGTTGCACGAGCAACCCCGACTCGGGGGGATCCAGCGGCGATTCCGACGGCTCGGACCAGCTCTCGGGCGACATCGACATCGCGGGGTCCTCGACGGTGTTCCCGCTGGCGACGGCGATCGCCGAGACGTTCCAGCAGGACCACTCCGAGGTCGACATCAACGTCCAGTCGACGGGCTCGGGCGGCGGGTTCGCGAACTTCTTCTGTCCCGGCGAGACGGACTTCAACAACGCCTCCCGGCCGATCCAGCCCGAGGAGGAGGAGGCGTGTGCCGACAACGACATCGTTCCGGTCGAGCTGACGGTCGCGACGGACGCGCTGACGGTCATCGTGAACAACGAGGCCGACTTCATCGACTCGATGACCGTCGAGGAGCTCCGGACGCTGTGGTCCGCCGAGACGCAGCCCGAGACGTGGAGCGACGTCAACTCCGACTGGCCCGACGAGGAGATCGAACTGTTCGGTCCCTCCGACGCCTCGGGGACGTACGACTACTTCATCGAGGCGGTCATCGGGGAGGAGGGTCCGGGCCACCGTCAGGACTACTCCGCCACCGAGCAGGACCGGACGATCATTCAGGGTGTGCAGGGCTCGCAGTACGCCGTCGGCTACCTCGGATTCGCCTACTACAGCGCGAACACCGACGCGGTGAAGGCGGTCGCCATCGACGACGGCGACGGGCCCGTCGAGCCGTCGCTCGAAACCGCGCGGACCGGCGAGTACACCCCGCTGTCGCGCCCGCTGTTCACCTACCCGAAGCGGTCGGCGCTGGCGGAGGACCACATCGCCGAGTTCGCCCGGTACTTCGTCGAGAACACGACCAACGAGGAACTCGTCGCAGAGGACGTCGGCTACGTTCCGCTGACAGACGAGCAGCAGGCCGAGCAGTTGGAGACGCTGGAGGCCGCGATCGAGGAAGCGAACGCCTAG